The nucleotide window AACAGTTGCACGCGCTGCCGCAGGATATGCCCCTGGCCGATTTCCTGACCTGCTACTTCCCCGGCGACGAGCACGCCACGCTACGCCTGCAGGCAAGCCAGTTTGCCGAGGGCTACAACCTGGCCGATGCTGCCCGCGCTAGTGCCTTTGCCCTGCGCGACGAATGGGCCGGTGGCGGGGCGGAAGACTCGCCCCGCCCGACGGGAGGCTACCGCCAGCTAGTGGAGCTGCTACGGGACCAAGCCACAGCCGCGGGCGCCGTACTCTACCTTGACACGCCCGTGCGGCAGCTTACCTGGGAGTCTGGACAGGTGGCAGCCGTCAGCCCGACCGGCCAGCTATTCCGGGCGCGGCAGGCCCTGATTACGGTGCCCGTGGGCGTGCTGCAGGCATCGGCCGGAACAGTGGGCGCCCTCAGCTTTCAGCCTGAGTTACCAGAGTTGCGGGCCGCTGCCCGGCAGCTGGGGTTTGGCGCCGTCATCAAAGTGCTGCTGGAGTTTGCGCCGGATTTCCACCGGGCCGCGCAACCGCCCCTCACGCAGCACCTGCCGGAGCTGGGCTTTGCATTTTCGGATGCGCCGGTGCCTACGTGGTGGTCGCAGCTGCCAGATGCGCGCCCCTTGCTCACGGGCTGGCTGGGCGGGCCCGCTGCTACCTATCACCAGCACACGCCCGACGAAGACCTGCTACAGCTGGCCCTCGAATCACTGGCTTATGTGCTGGGCAGCACGGTGGCCGCCCTCCGCGAGCAGTTGGTGGCTTACTGCGTGGTGAACTGGGCCGCCGACCCGTGGGCGCGCGGCGCCTACTCCTATGCTACGGTGGAAGCCGCCGCGGCCCGACAAACGTTGCTGACGCCGGTAGAAAATACCCTCTTCTTCGCGGGCGAAGGCGTGTATGAAGGCCCCAGCACGGGCACCGTAGAGGCGGCTTTGGTGAGCGGGCAGGACGCTGCCCGGCGCATATTACAGATCGGTAAATAGCTGTTGAATCTTGGCCGGCCGCCCAAAAGTCCGGACATTTGGACTTTGCTTCTTTAGCTGATTTGCCATGCTGCTCCGTTTTTACCGTCTGCCGCGCGTTATATTGGTTGCCTGCGGCCTGTTGCTGCTGCCCACGGCTCTGCTGGCCTGGGGCAACTGGGGCCACCAGCGCGTAAACCGGGCGGCCGTGCTGGCGCTGCCCGCTCCGCTGCGCACGTTTTTCTACAACCACATCGACTTCATAGTGACGGAGGCCGTCATTCCCGACTCGCGCAAGTACGTCATCAACGACCGGGCGGAGTTTCCGCGCCATTTCATTGATCTGGAAGATTTTGGTAATCAAGCCATCAGTGAGCTACCACAGACCTCGGCCGAGGCCTACAAGAAGTACGACGCGGCCATGCTCGACAAAAGCGGCCGTCTGCCCTGGTACATTCAGGATGTGCTGGCCAAGCTCACGCAGTCGATGAAAAACGGGCGCAAGGATGAAATCCTGTTTCTGGCTGCCGACCTGGGCCACTACCTCGGCGACGCCACCCAGCCCCTGCACACCTCCTCCAACCACGACGGGCAGCTGACGGGCCAGAAAGGGATTCACGCGTTTTTCGAGTCGCAGCTGCCCGAACAGTTTGGCAAGGACTACAACTTCCGGCTGGCCGAACCGCGCCTGCTGCAGGACCCAGCCGCTGAAGCCTGGCGCATCATTGCCCAAAGCCATGCCGCTGCCGATACGCTGCTGGCGCTGGAAAAAAAGCTGGCCGCCGAGACGCCGCCCGCCAACATCTACGCCCTGAATGCCGACGGGCAGATAAAGAAAAACGTGTTCAACAACCCGGTGCATACGCCGGCCTATTCGGCGGCCTACCATCAGGCCCTCAACCGCATGGTAGAGCGGCAGCTGCGCACGGCGGCCCAGGCCACGGCCAACTTCTGGTACACGGCCTGGGTGAATGCTGGCAAACCCGACCTCACCAAGCTCGACGCCGACTATACAACTCAGGCCAGCGCTAAAAACCTGAAAAAAGAGCTTAAGGAAATCCGCAAAGGCAAACTCATCGACTTCCGTTCTTTTCAGGAGTTTTAGCTGCTGCTCAGGTAAGAAAAAGCCAGGGTCATCCTTTCAAAGAAGATAGCCCTGGCTTTTTCAGCTATTTTCAGGCTGGTTGCCTACGGAATTACATCATCGTCGGAAGCAAGACCGGCGGAGTCATCTTCTTGCTCGGGAGGCGTGTGGCCCAGCTCCAGAATCATTTCGCGGGCAGCAGTACTGAGGTAAGCCGACTGGGTTTTGGGGTTCAGAAAGCCCAGCAGGCGGCGGTACTTGGCGCGGCCCTCCTCCAGCATGTGCGGCGGCACCTCGTACACAAATACATGGTAGGGCTCTACCTTTTGCACGCCTACCAGTAGAAACCGCTCGGCCTGCAGCGCATCGGAGTAGAAAGCGGCCTGCCGGTCGTAGTCATAGCCCGAGCACTGGGCCACGAAGTGGTGGTAGTCCCGGGCCAGGGTGGTTTTGAAGTCGATGATGGTGTAGGGCTGGCCGGGCTGGTCGACTACTAAGTCGGCGCGGAGCTTGCAGAGCGTGCCGGTGGCGGGGTCCGTAAACAGACAGCTGGGCTCCGGCACCCCCTTTTCCAGCATCTCCCGCAGGTCTTCGCGCAGCTTCACGCCTTCCACCAGCCACCAGATCAGCGTATCGTTTACGACGGGGTAACCGGGCACGTACTGCTCGGGCTCCAGCAGGGCCGTATGAAAAGCGGTGCCGAAACTCAGGGCCGGAGCGTTGCCGCCGCCTTCGCGCCGGGGGCGGCCGCTGAGGGCGTCGCGCAGGCGCGAGAGGTCGGAGTTGGCAATGGCAGGCAGGGCGCGGTAGTCGTCGTAAGACAGGCGCAGCAGGTCGGGGCGGCGAGCAGGTTCAGGCATATTCGTTCAGTCAGCTGATACTTGCTCAGCTGCCGGGAGGTTGTAGCGGGCGCGAAAAAAGAGGTTCGGTACCCGCTTGCCGAGCACCGAACCCACTATACAGTCAGCGCAAGATACGCTACCGCCGCTGGGCTACCAAGGGCGAGCCGGTATACAGAGCTGCCACCCGGCGCAGCTCCAGGGCGGTGGGCGTAGGCTGCCCGGCCGCTTTGGTGGCTTCGTCGGCCGTCACGTCTACCACCTTATCTCCTACATACGAAACGTGCTTGGCCGAGAGGCTGAGTGTGTTGCCGGAAACCTTGGCCGTGATGTAAAACATGGTGCCGCCAAAGGCCGGGCTGACTTTCGGGCCGGCCACGTAGGCATGTGCGGTGGGCACCAGCACCTGCCGGTTGTAACCTTCCATGCGCAGGATCAGCCGCACGCGGCGCAAGGCGGCACTGTCGGGCTCGATGGTATGAATCAGAATTTTCTGCCCATTGTCGGAGGTCACCTTGGGTTTGGCAGGGCCGGTAGCCAGTACCGTTCCGGCACCCAGCAAGGCAAAAAGGCTGCAGAGTAAAGCTTTTGACATACAATAGATTAGTTGCGGTGTGCAGATATTCGCGCAAGATCAATAGATTAAAATAGAATTAAAGAATCGTTTAACTATTTATTTCGTAGTATCTGATCCTCATCAAAGTCTTTACGCAGGCGTCTTGGATACTTAAACAAAAAAGCAGGCTCCCCAACCGGGAAGCCTGCTTCTCAGGAGTACCAAGACACTACTTTGCGAAGCGGCGGGTAATCTGTTGCTCGTCTTTTGTGGTGATGATCAGCTGGTAGATGCCGGACTTCAAGTCGGCTACATTTACCGAGCCTTTATCCAGCGTGCCACTGCTTACCTGGCCGCCGCGCGCATCCACCAGGGAATAGCGGCTACCGGCCAGATTCAGCTTCGACACCACATGCAGGCGGTCCTTCACGGGGTTGGGGTAGAGCTGCGTGGCCTGAGCCTCTTCCGACTCTTTAGCCGCCAGCGCGGTACGGGCTCCGGCGCGGGTGATGCGGACCCAGTTGAGGTTCCAGCCGCCGGTCTGGGCGTAGATGCCGAAGTTATACGTGCCGGCGTTGATGGTCACCGTCTTCGAGACTGTCTGCCAGCTCTGCCAGCCCCCCGTGCCCGGTATCGTGGAGTTGCCGAACTGAATCGAGCCCGCGTTCAGGTCCGAGGAGATAGTGCCCCCGCTGCCACCGCTGGCCACGCGGTACTCGATAGTGTAGGTGCCCGTGGTGGGGAAGTTAATGCCGTTCCACACCAGGTAGTCGCCGGCATCCACCCAGCCCATGTTCTGCCCGCCACCCGCATCCGTGGTCGTCTCGGCACTCATGCCATTGTTCACGTTGGCCGCCTCCGCCTGCAACGTCACGCTGAAGCCCGGCGAGGTCGTGGTCGTGCGCACGCGCAGCGAGGTGGTCTTGTCGTTCCAGTTGCCCGTGCCCAGCACGTTGCCCACCAGGCAGCCGTTGCCAGCGCTGCCCACCGTCAGCGAGGCGCCAGTGAAGTTGTCGTTTTCGTAGAGCACCACCTCATAGCCGGCGTTGGCTTTGAGCGAGGAGATGTCGTTGTCCAGGATGCCGCGGCTCTGCAAGGCAGCCAAGTTGTAATTGCCCGCTGGCAGGCTCTTAGCCGTGCCGGTGTAGTTGCAGTCCTTGTACACCGTGGCTACCCCCGTCGCCGGTGGTGGGGTCGTGCCGTTGCGCTGCACGACCACTTGGTTGATGGCCGTCAGCAGGGAGTACGTGCCCGTGGCGTCGCCGCCCAGTTGCCAGATCATGATGCCGCCGCCCTGGTCGAAGGCCAGGTTGGTTTTGCTTTTCATGGTAGGAATGCCGTTGTAGCCGATGCCCTGGAACAGGTCGGCGTTGGGGTCGGCGCCGCGGGAGAGCAAGGAGGCGTAGGTTTCGCCGCCGGCCTGTCCGTAGAACGGCACGCCCAGCACCGTTTTGTTGGCCGCCAACCCGCGTCCGCGCCAGTAGCTAATGGACTGCGAAGCCAGCGCGTAGGTGGAGTGAGCCGGGGCCGCGTCGTCGTAGGCCATGATGTTGAGAAAGTCCACGTTGTTGAGCACGCTGCTCAGGATGTAGGGGCCGGCCCAGGTGCCTCCGGCCACGGCCGTAGTCAGCAGCTTGCCCCGGCTGTGCAGCTGGGTAGCTAGGTCCTGCATCACGGCCGCGTAGCCATTAGCCGACGCCGACGTGGGGTGCTCCCAGTCGATGTCGATGCCATCCAGGTTGTACTGGTTGGCGAAATTGACGAGGTTGGTGGTGAAGTTGCGGGTGTAAGTGGCGTTGTTGCCGATGGACACGAACTCGGTCGGGTTACCATCGTTCATCCAGCCGCCCACCGAAATCAGCACCTTCACGCCCCGGGCGTGGGCCGTGGCTACCAGGCTCTGGAGCTTACTGGGGTTTTCGATGGGCCGCAGAGAGCCATCGGCATTGGGCAGCAGAAAGGCGTAGTTGATGTGGGTGAGCTTGTCGTACTGCACAGTGTTCACGTCGCCGGTCCAGGAGGGCATATAGCCAATCACTTTGAACTGCGCGAAGGCAGGGGCTGCGCCCAGCAATAGCACCAGCAACGCCAGTACCTTTCTCAGGATAGTAGTTTTCATACGGTGAAGGTTGGTTGGAAAGAGCCCGGGAACGTCGGTTGCAGCCAGCGAGCCAAGGCAGTGAAAAAATGGGAAAAGTTATTTCACGAAGCGCCGGGTGAGCGGCGCATGGTTGGCGGCTGTCAGCACCAGCGTGTAAACGCCTTGCCGCAGGGCCGCTACGTCCAGGCGGCCATTGCCGGCCGGGCCGCTGGCTACTACCCGGCCCTGCGCGTCCAGAATCTGGTACCGGGCATCGGTCAGGCTCATATCCGTCTGAATGCGGAGCTGGCTGGTAACTGGGTTGGGATACACTTCCAGCACCGCCTGGCTGGCCGAAGTTGTAGCCAGAGCGGTGCGGGCCCCGGCTTTGGTGATACGGACCCAGTTGAGGTTCCAGCCGCCGGTCTGGGCGTAGATGCCGAAGTTATACGTGCCGGCGTTGATGGTCACCGTCTTCGATACCGTCTGCCAGTTCTGCCAGCCCCCCGTGCCCGGTATCGTGGAGTTGCCGAACTGAATCGAGCCTGCGTTCAGGTCCGAGGAGATAGTGCCCCCGCTGCCCCCGCTGGCCACGCGGTACTCGATAGTGTACTGGCCCGTGGTGGGGAAATTGATGTTGTTCCACACCAGGTAGTCGCCGGCATCCACCCAGCCCATGTTCTGCCCGCCACCCGCATCCGTGGTCGTCTCGGCACTCATGCCATTGTTCACATTGGCCGACTCCGCCTGCAACGTCACGCTGAAGCCCGGCGAGCTGGCGGGGGAGAAAGATACCCAGTTCACATTGCAGCCGGTGGAAGCAGCCGCGTGCACGCGAATTTTCTGCGCTCCGGCTGGCAGGGTCACATTGGTGCTGATGGTCTGCCAGGTTTGCCAGCCGCCCGTGTTGCCCACGTTTACCGAGCCCAGGGCCGCGCCGGCCGCGTTGCGCAGCTGCAGGGTAGCGCCACCATAAGCGCTGGCCACGCGGAAACCGACGGTATACGTACCGGCCGTGGCTACGCTGACGTTGTACTCGAGCCAGTCTCCGGTATCAAAGTAGTCCACGTTCAGGCCGCCGCCGGTATCAGATGTGTTTCCCGTCAGGGCGCCCGACTGAGCCGAGAAGCTCTCAGCCTGAATAGTGCCGGGAATAGGCTGCCCGCTTGGCGGCGGCGTGGTACCTTCCACCGTATTCAGCATAGCCACGGCATCCGCAATGCGCAGGGCCACGAAGTAGCCGAAAGCCTGATTAAGCTGACTTTGCTTGGTGGCGTTGCCGGCGTACTGCTTGCGCAGGTTGTAGAGGCGCAGCACCTGGCGAAGGTCGGCCTCGGTATACTGCACGCCGGTGTACTGCTGAATGCGCGTGAGGTAGGAAAAGCCCGTTTCCAGGGTTGGCTCGAAGATGGTGCCCTCGCCGAAGTCGTTGAAGGTAGCCAGCTGCAGCATGTCGATGTTGGCGCGGTACTGATTCACGAGGCCCAGCGTCTGATTCAGCGTCTGGCCGCTGTTGTGCGGGATGTCGAAGTAGCTGGTGCCGCCGTTCTGGCCCTGAGCGTAAAAGTCATGGAAGCCGGGATACGCTACGCCCAGCACCGTCTTCTTGGAAGGCGCCCGGTCACGGTAATAAGCCTCCATGTAGGAGTAGTAGTTGTCGAGGCTTTCATCTTCCCAGGGCCACACGTACTGGCCGTCGGCGTTGGTGCCGGCGTTGTTGTTGTCCCAGAGCGTGAGAAACTCCACGTCCTCCCTCGCTGCCGACAGAATATCCGTCCATTGGCTGGGCTGATTGAAGGTGATAGGCCCGAATACTCCCAACAGCGGGTCGTTGCCGGCGCCATAGCGGATGTACTCCGGACGGTTGAAGTAGTTGGTGCGGGCGTAATCCAGGTTAGTGCGGCCATTGGCAACGGAGCCCGTAAACCGGTCTTCCAGAATCAGCCCGAACTTGAGGCCGGTTTCGTCGGTGCGGTTGATGAGGGCGTTGGAGTTGCGCAGCAGATTGCCCAGGTCGCCGTTGGTGCCGGCCGAGCCGTACCAGTCTACCAGCACGCCATCAATGCCCGAGAGCTTCATCAGCAGCAAATGATACTCCACCACATCGGGGTCGGAGGAAGCATAAGGGCCAATGAGCGGATAGAAGTGCGAGGCAATCTGGCGTTTGCCGCTGGCATCCACCACGTTGGGGTTGCGGTTGTCCATCGTCCAGTGCCAGCCCCACTGCCCGTTGCCGGAGGTCTGCGGGGTCTCAAACCAGGGCATGTAGTGCACATACACCGGTAGCGTATTGGTTTTCTGAACTTTGGCGGGCTGGGCCTGCCCGGCCAGCGCGGCCGCCGCACCCAGCAGCGTAAGTAGTAGTTTTTTCATCCGGCAAGGCTTGAATAGAAAGACCTGGACAACGCGGGATCAGCCAAAAAGCCCGTCATGCAAAGCAAAAGACAGCGCATGACGGGCTTGGAGTTGGCCAAGGACTACCGATTACAGTTTGCTGAAGCGGCTGGTCAGTTGCTGGCGGTCTTTGGTTTCGGCCACCAGCGTGTAGAGGCCCGGCTTCAGTGCCGACACATCCACCGACTTGCCATCATAAGTACCGCGCCATACTTCGCGGCCATCCATGCTCACGATGCGCAATTGCTCGCCGGTCTGCAGCTTGGCCGAGGCCAGCATGAGTCGGTCGGTCACCGGGTTGGGGTACAACTCCAGGACGGCTTTGGATGCTAGCGTAGTCGTCTGAGCCACGGCGCCACCGGCAGCACGGGTAATGCGGACCCAGTTGATATTCCAGCCGCCGGTCTGGGCGTAGATGCCGAAGTTGTAGGTGCCGGCATTAATGGTCACCGTCTTCGAGACCGTCTGCCAGCTCTGCCAGCCCCCCGTACCCGGTATCGTGGAGTTGCCGAACTGAATCGAGCCCGCGTTCAGGTCCGAGGAAATCGTGCCCCCACTGCCGCCGCTGGCCACGCGGTACTCAATGGTATAGGTGCCCGTTGTGGGGAAGTTAATGCCGTTCCACACCAGGTAGTCGCCGGCATCCACCCAGCCCATGTTCTGTCCGCCACCTGCATCCGTGGTCGTCTCGGCACTCATGCCATTATTGACATTCGCCGCCTCCGCCTGCAGCGTCACGCTGAAGCCCGGCGAGGTCGTGGTCGTGAAGTTGAGCCAGTTTACGTTGCAGCCCGTCGAGGCAGAGGCGTGCAGGCGCAGCGTCTGCGTGCCGGCCGGCAACGTCACATTGGTGCTGATGGTCTGCCAGGTTTGCCAGCCGCCCGTGTTGCCCACGTTTACCGAGCCCAACACCGCACCGGCCGCGTTGCGCAACTGCAGGGTTGCGCCGCCGTTGGCCGAGGCTACGCGCAGCTGCATGGTGTAAGTGCCCGCAGCCGCAACATTCACCGAGTAGTCGAGCCAGTCGCCGGTTTCGTACCAGTTCACGTTCTGCCCGCCGCCTGTGTCGGTCGTGGTTTCCTTGTCCGTACCCAGTTGGGCGTTGAAGGCTTCGGCCTCGATCTTGCCGGGTATGGCTTTGGCCGTGGCCACGGGGCGCACGCGTAGCGAGGTGGCTTTATCGTTCCAGTTGCTGGTACCTAAGGCATTGTTGACCAGGCAGCCGTTGCCGGCGCTGCCCACCGTCAGCGAGGCGCCGCTGAAGTTGTCGTTTTCGTAGAGCACCACCTCGTAGCCGGAATTGACTTTGAGCGAAGATACGTCATCATCCAGGATGCCACGGCTCTGGAGCGCGGCCAGGTTGTAGTCCCCGGCGTTCAGGCCCGTGGCCGTGCCGGTATAGTTGCAGTCCTTATACATCGTAGCCACCCCCGTCACCGGTGGCGTCGTGCCGGCAGGAGCCGTACCCGAAATGCTGTAGGTACCCAGGGAGCCGTAATCGGAGTAGCCATCGGTGGCGGGGCTGCCGGAGCTGGTGCCGTCAATCTGCACGTAGTAGGTTCCCGCGCCCAGGCTGGCGCTGATGGTGGTATTGAGGTTGCCGCCCCCGCCCGTGTCGAAGGTGCCAATCTGCGCGCCGCTGCCGTTGAACAGGCGCGCCACAATGTCGAGGTTGCCGTAGCGGCCCACGGTATTCACGTTCAGCGTCACGGCCCCGCCGGCGGTGGTGAAGGCAAAGTAATCCTGGTCGGCGGTGCGCTCAATGATGCCCCCGCCCGAAAGATTGTTGCCGCTGCGGCTCAGGTTGGTAGCACCGCTGGTGCCGTTGCTGTGGTCGTCATTCCGGTAGCCTACGTTGTAGGTGGCGCTGGCCATGATACCCAGGTCATCCTGAGTGTTGCTGGCGCGGTTGTACTCGCCCCGGCTCCAGTGCGTAACGGGCTTGTAGTAGCCGGCGCCCATGATGGGCGCCCAGGCCCCGGCGTTGTCCTGCCCGGTGTAGTAGCCTTCCGCGGGGTTCACGCGGCCGTCGTGGCCCAGGCCCAGGGTGTGGCCCACCTCGTGGGAAGCCGCCTCGCCCGCCGATTTGGGGTCGTCCGACATAAACACCCAGCAGGGCGTGTCGTCGTTCCAGTTGAAGGAGGAAATGTAGGCCACCCCGCCGGCGCCGGGCGCAGCCGTGTTGGTGGGCGTGATAATGCAGCGCATCCGCATCGTCTTCGGGTACGAGTTGAACACGTTCTCGTCCGTGGTCACGTTCATGCTGAAGGGGCGGAAATCCTCGCTCACCAGCTCCCACAGGGCCTGAATCTTGCCGTTGTCGTTCACCATGTTAGCCGGCGCGGCGTTGATGGGGTTGCCGTTGTTCCAAGGCGTGCCGGCTACGTACTGCCCGTCGAAGTCGAGCAGGATGCAGCCGCGGGCGCCCGGGTAGCTTTGCAAAGACACCACCGCTGCGGCAGCGGCCTGCGTGGCCGAGCGGCCGCTCCGCTCCTGGTAGCCGGTGGGCTGGTTGTAGTCGATGCAGATGACCTTGTTGATGTCGACTTCCTGCACGGAAACGTTGCCCGCCTCGTCGGCCGAGTAGCGGTAGGCGCGCTTGGTGGCCCGGAAGATGATGTTGCCTTCCACCTTCTTGCCATCAATGCGCACCAGAAACGAGGAGCCGGCTACGCCCTGCACCTCACCTACCAGGTATTCGCCGGTGGTGGCCAGGTCTTCGCGGTAGTTTACTTTGCCGGTAAACGTCTGAGTGGCCGACACGCGCAGCGCGACGGTGGGTGCGGTCTGGCGGCGGGCGGTGCCGGCGGTCTGGCTTTCCAGCTGGCGCACCAGCGCCTGGCTGGAGCCCAGCGAATAGGCCGGGCCGGCGGGCCGGGGCTGCTGCGCCTGGGCCGAGAGGCTGCCCAGCAGCAGGGCCGCGCTCAGCCCGTATGAGTAGTTCTTTTTCATACTGAGAAGAAGGTAGTGAAGTGGGGAGGTGAGAAATGACCCGGCGGGCACAGCGCCGCCAGAAGCCCGGCAATGGCCCGGCTCACAAGCAAGAGAGGTCTGGTAAATGGCAGTGAGGCCGAAATCCGGCTACTGGCTGCCGCGTAATGCAAAGGGGAAGCCGGCCCGGCCGACTTCCCCTGCATTCACTTATTGCCGGCTGAAGCGGCGGGTAATCTGCTGGCCGTCTTTGGCCGTTACCACCAGCGTGTAGAGTCCCGATTTGAGGGCACGCACGCTCAGGGTGCCGTTGTCCAGCGTACCGCTGGCTACCCGGCGACCCTGCGTGTCGAGTACCGTGTAGGAGCTGTTCGTCAGGTTCAGCTTCGAGACCAGGTGCAGACGGTCGGCTACCGGGTTGGGATAGAGCTGCGTAGCTTGCGCTTCTTCTGACTCTTTGGCCGTCAGCGCAGTACGGGCCCCGGCCGTTTTGGTGATACGGACCCAGTTGATATTCCAGCCGCCGGTCTGGGCGTAGATGCCGAAGTTATACGTGCCGGCGTTGATGGTCACCGTCTTCGATACCGTCTGCCAGTTCTGCCAGCCCCCCGTGCCCGGTATCGTGGAGTTGCCGAACTGAATCGAGCCCGCGTTCAGGTCCGAGGAAATCGTGCCCCCAGCCCCGCCGCTGGCCACGCGGTACTCAATCGTGTAAGTGCCCGTGGTGGGGAAGTTGATGCCGTTCCACACCAGGTAGTCGCCGGCATCCACCCAGCCCATGTTCTGTCCGCCACCCGCATCCGTGGTCGTCTCGGCACTCATGCCATTGTTCACGTTGGCCGACTCCGCCTGCAACGTCACGCTGAAGCCCGGCGAGGTCGTGGTCGTGCGCACGCGCAGCGAGGTGGTCTTGTCGTTCCAGTTGCCCGTGCCCAGCACGTTGCCCACCAGGCAGCCGTTGCCAGCGCTGCCCACCGTCAGCGAGGCGCCAGTGAAGTTGTCGTTTTCGTAGAGCACCACCTCATAGCCGGCGTTGGCTTTGAGCGAGGAGATGTCGTTGTCCAGGATGCCGCGGCTCTGCAAGGCAGCCAGGTTATAGTTGCCCGCTGGCAGGCTCTTAGCCGTGCCCGTGTAGTTGCAGTCCTTGTACACCGTGGCTACCCCGGTCACCGGTGGCGTCGTGCCGGCGAAGCCGCCGAACGTGGCTACCACCTTGGTAGGCTGGGGCGTGTGCAGGCTGGAGGACTGGTCGTTCACGTCGTCGTAGGCAAAACCGTAGTTCAGGTTGTCGACGCTGATGCCACCCTGGTGCCAGAAGCGGGCGTAGTAGTTGGCCGGGGCCGTGAGGTAGTACTGGCTGGCGTTGTACCAGTTCTGCTGGCCGGGGTTGGGCGTGGTGGTGTTCACAACGTGGCGGTTGATGGCCGCGCACAGCTGCGACTGTATCAC belongs to Hymenobacter sp. J193 and includes:
- a CDS encoding beta-1,3-glucanase family protein; translated protein: MLTRFRISLLGVAALLCLLLLPGRSQAQGSIPFTIANNSPFPDSDLYVAIVGKDANGNHLWINAANGQVLPMSASYNTVTGPTYNGNTGPGQNSKYAACFTKLSNIPNKTFTLPYIAGCRVFISQGQQLYLYFFGASGAPSGYAAPDFQNPNDPNKGIRYEFIELTNNQYGFFGNHTRVDSYHYPMGLELWGNGYYKRAGELKSHADILSAYQSFAPTAFQSLLNTSAGTIICPGKSPAFQAGGAQASYFNAYIDAIWSKYVNEDLIFYAGDAGVFKGRISNGRLTVVGQSGGFAGRTGIVSRKPTTQEVLEGKGVLDQRVSDGDLDLVIQSQLCAAINRHVVNTTTPNPGQQNWYNASQYYLTAPANYYARFWHQGGISVDNLNYGFAYDDVNDQSSSLHTPQPTKVVATFGGFAGTTPPVTGVATVYKDCNYTGTAKSLPAGNYNLAALQSRGILDNDISSLKANAGYEVVLYENDNFTGASLTVGSAGNGCLVGNVLGTGNWNDKTTSLRVRTTTTSPGFSVTLQAESANVNNGMSAETTTDAGGGQNMGWVDAGDYLVWNGINFPTTGTYTIEYRVASGGAGGTISSDLNAGSIQFGNSTIPGTGGWQNWQTVSKTVTINAGTYNFGIYAQTGGWNINWVRITKTAGARTALTAKESEEAQATQLYPNPVADRLHLVSKLNLTNSSYTVLDTQGRRVASGTLDNGTLSVRALKSGLYTLVVTAKDGQQITRRFSRQ